A stretch of the uncultured Bacteroides sp. genome encodes the following:
- a CDS encoding thiol protease/hemagglutinin PrtT, whose amino-acid sequence MKKIVIFLFLSFCLAISSGAKPRAQQEILSIAKSYFSQQGKIISMKSSPVEPKIVATSSSLHLVNNKLLSQISEYFYIYEETNRGFIIISADDRIKPILGYSDRGSFDLNNIPDNMREWLGTYVQEIESIFSTSASSPLGHGSYTIQRTSFPPSVVPLLGTIQWNQSAPYNNLCPAYQNTKTVTGCVATAMAQIMKYYNYPEVGKYSKNYTTESTKIDCYADFTSENYQWNKMLAAYGSVYTVENANAVATLMYHCGVAVSMDYNISANGGSSASATSIPSAFINYFLYDSNLQLYKRDYYAYSDWMSLIKKEISESRPILYTGQSTNAGHAFVLDGYDTQDLVHINWGWGGSCNGYFEISALDPDTPGIGGGDSGYNSGQYMVIGIQKPNVNSKYVSQFGLGVPVTVSSNSIARSGSFTFIAKSIYNMGTTFSGSVGLVLFKDGQFVSTVGTPQTIENLKILYGPTGGYSFMGVKIPTGIAPGSYQLYIASKDKRETDWSPARIESGKRNYYNVYITDSGIIFSDPDFSSNLNVKSVLLTNKLYSNKTGNYSMKVKNGSKEFNSSIGLLLQSVINPDDKTLLASTIAYVGANEEKEISLKGKVAVVSGEYKILPVYSFDQETWTDLTYSENKTTTVFAEPTGIIDLSLSVPISFEKSTIELGDPLILTAKIKNKGTVYDNDLAVAIFEVNGSSSSVDVLKKTVFIDTDEEQTVVFSAVPNVSKGNYQISLRYFANNSFGNIPSPKEYGAGNFTVVDKPTGIFSQIDEMMFSLYPVPAKDVICIHGKDDIMQIDLFNSSGILIKQIFRNEVNGKEYILPLLGLQAGLYIVRIQTANGMFSRKFTKINE is encoded by the coding sequence ATGAAAAAAATAGTAATTTTCCTTTTTTTATCTTTTTGTTTAGCTATTAGCAGTGGGGCAAAACCTCGAGCTCAGCAAGAAATCCTTTCTATTGCAAAAAGTTATTTCTCTCAACAAGGTAAAATAATATCAATGAAGAGTTCGCCTGTAGAACCTAAAATAGTAGCTACGTCTTCTTCTCTTCATTTAGTTAACAACAAATTATTATCTCAAATATCTGAGTATTTCTATATTTATGAAGAGACAAATAGAGGATTTATTATTATTTCAGCAGATGATCGTATTAAACCGATACTTGGATATTCTGATCGTGGGTCATTCGATCTTAATAATATTCCAGACAATATGCGTGAATGGTTGGGGACGTATGTGCAAGAGATAGAATCAATATTTAGTACTTCTGCTAGTAGTCCGTTAGGACATGGCTCATATACAATCCAAAGAACTTCTTTCCCTCCGTCTGTAGTTCCATTACTTGGAACTATTCAATGGAATCAAAGCGCACCTTATAATAATTTATGTCCTGCTTATCAAAATACTAAGACTGTTACAGGATGCGTAGCTACAGCGATGGCTCAAATTATGAAGTATTATAATTATCCGGAAGTAGGGAAATATTCTAAAAATTATACTACAGAAAGTACTAAGATTGATTGTTATGCTGATTTTACTTCTGAAAACTACCAATGGAATAAGATGCTTGCTGCGTATGGTTCAGTCTATACAGTTGAGAATGCAAATGCAGTTGCTACTTTGATGTATCATTGTGGAGTAGCTGTTTCTATGGATTATAATATCTCTGCTAATGGAGGCAGTTCTGCTAGTGCAACAAGTATACCTAGCGCTTTTATTAACTATTTTTTGTATGATTCTAATTTGCAGCTATATAAACGTGATTACTATGCATATAGTGATTGGATGTCGCTTATAAAGAAAGAAATTAGTGAAAGCCGTCCAATACTATACACTGGTCAGTCAACAAATGCTGGTCATGCATTTGTCCTTGATGGATATGATACACAGGATCTTGTGCACATAAACTGGGGGTGGGGAGGCTCATGTAATGGCTATTTTGAAATTAGTGCACTCGATCCTGATACCCCTGGTATTGGGGGGGGGGATAGTGGCTATAATTCAGGACAGTATATGGTGATAGGAATTCAAAAGCCAAATGTAAATAGTAAATATGTATCTCAATTTGGTTTGGGGGTTCCTGTAACAGTAAGCTCTAATTCTATTGCTCGCAGTGGTAGTTTCACTTTTATTGCTAAAAGTATTTATAATATGGGTACCACTTTTTCTGGCTCTGTTGGACTAGTCCTGTTTAAAGATGGTCAATTTGTTAGTACAGTTGGTACGCCTCAAACTATTGAGAATTTGAAGATACTGTATGGGCCTACTGGAGGGTATTCTTTTATGGGAGTAAAAATCCCTACGGGAATAGCTCCTGGAAGCTATCAGCTATATATTGCATCAAAAGATAAAAGAGAAACGGATTGGTCTCCTGCTAGAATTGAATCAGGAAAGCGCAATTATTATAATGTGTATATAACAGATTCTGGAATAATATTTTCTGATCCCGATTTTAGCTCTAATCTAAATGTTAAATCTGTATTGTTAACAAATAAGTTGTATTCAAATAAGACGGGTAATTATAGTATGAAAGTAAAAAATGGATCAAAAGAGTTTAATTCATCTATTGGCTTATTGCTTCAATCGGTTATAAATCCAGATGATAAAACTTTGCTTGCTTCTACTATAGCTTATGTTGGGGCAAATGAGGAAAAAGAAATTTCTTTGAAAGGGAAAGTGGCTGTTGTTTCTGGTGAATATAAAATTTTACCTGTATATTCGTTTGATCAAGAAACTTGGACTGATTTAACTTATTCTGAAAATAAGACTACAACAGTTTTTGCTGAACCTACAGGAATCATTGATTTATCTTTATCAGTCCCTATTTCATTCGAGAAAAGTACTATTGAACTTGGCGATCCATTAATACTGACTGCTAAAATCAAGAATAAGGGAACTGTTTATGATAATGATCTTGCAGTTGCTATTTTTGAGGTCAATGGTTCTTCATCTAGTGTTGATGTGTTAAAGAAAACTGTTTTTATTGATACAGATGAAGAACAAACGGTTGTTTTTTCTGCTGTTCCGAATGTCTCAAAAGGTAATTATCAAATTTCTTTACGCTATTTTGCAAATAATAGCTTTGGAAATATACCTTCACCTAAAGAGTATGGGGCTGGAAATTTCACTGTTGTCGATAAACCAACTGGAATATTTAGTCAAATAGATGAAATGATGTTTTCTTTGTATCCTGTACCAGCAAAAGATGTTATTTGTATTCATGGAAAGGATGATATTATGCAAATTGACTTATTTAATTCTTCTGGTATTCTGATAAAACAAATTTTCAGAAATGAAGTAAATGGGAAAGAGTATATATTACCACTTCTTGGTCTACAAGCAGGGCTGTATATTGTACGAATTCAGACTGCTAATGGCATGTTTTCCAGGAAATTCACTAAAATAAATGAATAA
- a CDS encoding insulinase family protein → MRHLKFYIYFFAFIISMPLYSQGLKAFKLKNGLSVYIWEDNTKSDVYGLVGVRAGSINDPEQYTGLAHYLEHLLFKGTDKIGALNWGAEEPIYKKIVQKYDEMAETNDPVKKDAINKEINDLTVQAGKISVSSEFSNLMESMGGKELNAGTSYDLTMFYNSFPAFQLNKWLEISSQRFIHPVFRTFQTELETVYEEYNRSKDNPGSAINSFILEKSFEGHPYSRPVIGLGEHLKNPRISKLIDFYNNWYTPDNMVLIIAGNVNAKQISARIAATFGQLEKKTMPERKTYPNLNISGRKQYIAKVGHNPSVHLVYQGVKSGNPDEIPLEITMELLQNSGLTGTLDKLTIDGDIGGGSASLASLREQGRCIITAIPLYDENQKLFESNKGTEKKIIKAIQKVANGDIEDWVINAVKANMCRDFDLKMENNSTKADILLNAFINEQDLGDALGYKDKVMAVTIDDIKKVAKKYLSDNYLALYIEKGKPSKEGKIEKPKYKPVEAPVGQSSLYASQFKHLPIGQVEEKFMNFDDVQIKKINERSKLYYTRNTENNVFSLQIRYGAGTEVFPKLGYAASLMNNAGIMGSYDAQELKKEFSKLNATCDVQANDSYLNITLRGYDNTLTQACQLLSRQILMPKLDDKQLSQLKGSALGGRSVQKQNSQILTAALNEYLKYQNKSDYIQDLTDKEVYELQIAELTGDINRASNYEAEIYYVGNMDFDQVYDILSKNLPLVANEKESKSPIVKDFATYSENTVYFLPNSDAEQSQILFFMPGENYDKKDDVLRDAFNQYFSGGFNGLVLNEIREKRSMAYTAGAYVGSTGLKDKPTYFSGNIGTQNDKAIDALSVFMGLLNDMPKNPERMENIKSYLRQEVLTTHPDFRYKARVYESYKKLGYTEDPAKENLSKIDALTFDDIYSFYLKNIKGHSIGIAIMGNPKNIKTDDLKKFGKVIKLSENKLFNDKDALF, encoded by the coding sequence ATGAGACATCTAAAATTCTACATTTATTTTTTCGCATTTATAATCTCTATGCCATTATATTCCCAGGGATTGAAGGCGTTTAAATTAAAGAACGGTCTTTCTGTATACATATGGGAAGACAATACAAAGTCTGACGTATATGGCCTTGTCGGTGTTAGAGCCGGATCTATAAATGATCCTGAACAATACACAGGTCTTGCTCATTACCTGGAACATTTATTGTTTAAGGGAACTGATAAGATCGGTGCTTTAAATTGGGGGGCAGAAGAGCCTATCTACAAAAAAATTGTGCAAAAGTACGATGAGATGGCAGAGACAAATGATCCTGTAAAAAAGGATGCCATCAACAAAGAAATTAATGATCTTACAGTTCAAGCCGGAAAGATCAGTGTATCCAGTGAATTCTCAAACCTAATGGAAAGCATGGGTGGGAAAGAGTTGAATGCCGGAACTAGCTATGATTTAACAATGTTTTATAACTCATTTCCCGCATTTCAATTAAACAAATGGTTAGAAATATCTTCTCAACGTTTTATTCACCCAGTGTTTCGTACTTTTCAAACAGAGTTGGAAACTGTTTACGAAGAATACAATCGTTCAAAAGATAACCCTGGAAGTGCTATAAATAGTTTCATTCTGGAAAAATCCTTTGAAGGACATCCATATTCACGTCCTGTTATAGGCTTAGGAGAGCATTTAAAAAATCCAAGAATAAGCAAACTTATTGATTTTTATAATAACTGGTACACTCCAGACAATATGGTACTTATTATAGCAGGAAATGTTAATGCTAAACAAATCAGTGCCCGTATTGCTGCCACATTTGGTCAATTAGAGAAGAAGACTATGCCAGAGCGTAAAACTTATCCAAACCTTAACATTAGTGGCCGTAAGCAATATATAGCAAAGGTAGGACATAACCCTAGCGTGCATCTTGTATATCAAGGCGTTAAAAGTGGAAATCCCGATGAAATTCCATTGGAAATAACAATGGAGTTACTTCAAAACTCAGGTTTAACCGGAACTCTTGACAAATTAACAATTGACGGAGATATTGGAGGAGGCTCAGCATCATTAGCATCATTGCGAGAACAAGGACGTTGCATTATTACTGCTATTCCATTATATGATGAAAATCAAAAACTTTTTGAGTCAAACAAAGGGACTGAGAAAAAGATAATTAAAGCTATACAAAAAGTTGCAAACGGAGATATTGAAGATTGGGTTATTAATGCAGTTAAAGCAAATATGTGCCGTGACTTTGACTTGAAAATGGAGAATAACTCAACCAAAGCCGATATTTTGCTGAATGCATTTATTAATGAACAAGATTTAGGAGATGCTTTGGGATACAAAGACAAAGTAATGGCTGTTACCATTGACGATATAAAGAAAGTAGCAAAAAAGTACTTATCCGACAATTACCTTGCCCTATATATTGAAAAAGGTAAACCGAGTAAAGAAGGCAAAATAGAAAAACCAAAATATAAACCAGTAGAAGCACCTGTTGGTCAATCATCTCTATATGCATCGCAATTCAAACATTTACCAATAGGACAAGTTGAAGAAAAATTTATGAATTTTGATGATGTTCAAATAAAGAAAATAAATGAACGTTCAAAACTATATTATACAAGAAACACAGAAAACAATGTATTTAGTCTTCAAATTCGCTATGGAGCTGGAACAGAAGTTTTCCCAAAATTAGGTTATGCTGCTTCTTTAATGAATAATGCAGGAATTATGGGTTCATACGATGCGCAAGAACTAAAAAAAGAGTTTAGTAAATTAAATGCGACTTGCGATGTACAAGCGAATGATAGCTATTTAAATATAACATTGAGAGGGTACGATAATACTTTAACTCAAGCATGTCAGTTACTATCCCGACAAATATTAATGCCAAAACTTGATGATAAGCAATTAAGTCAACTAAAAGGAAGTGCACTTGGAGGCCGATCTGTTCAAAAACAAAATAGTCAGATTCTTACTGCGGCTTTAAATGAGTACCTAAAATATCAAAATAAATCAGATTATATTCAAGATCTAACAGACAAAGAAGTATATGAACTTCAAATTGCAGAACTTACTGGCGATATAAACCGCGCATCTAATTATGAAGCAGAAATCTATTACGTTGGCAATATGGACTTTGATCAAGTATATGATATATTAAGTAAGAATCTACCTTTAGTGGCTAACGAAAAGGAAAGCAAGTCACCTATAGTGAAAGACTTTGCAACATATTCTGAGAACACGGTTTACTTCCTGCCAAATTCCGATGCTGAGCAAAGTCAGATATTGTTTTTTATGCCAGGAGAGAATTATGATAAAAAAGATGATGTATTACGAGATGCATTTAATCAGTATTTCTCTGGAGGATTCAATGGACTTGTATTAAATGAAATTAGGGAGAAACGTTCAATGGCATATACAGCAGGTGCATATGTAGGAAGCACAGGATTGAAAGATAAGCCAACTTATTTTTCCGGAAATATAGGAACCCAAAATGATAAAGCAATCGATGCACTTTCTGTTTTCATGGGTTTATTGAATGATATGCCTAAAAATCCTGAACGTATGGAAAATATCAAAAGCTACTTACGTCAAGAAGTATTAACAACTCATCCTGATTTCAGATACAAAGCAAGAGTATATGAGAGTTACAAAAAGCTTGGATATACAGAAGATCCAGCAAAAGAGAACTTATCTAAAATAGATGCTCTTACCTTTGATGACATTTACAGCTTCTATCTAAAGAATATCAAAGGCCATTCTATAGGTATCGCCATTATGGGAAATCCGAAAAATATTAAAACAGATGATTTGAAAAAGTTTGGTAAAGTTATAAAACTAAGTGAAAACAAGCTTTTTAATGATAAAGATGCTCTTTTTTAG
- a CDS encoding SusC/RagA family TonB-linked outer membrane protein — MKKRLMLLLTCLFVGISLVTAQNQKVTGVVISKEDGQPVVGASILVKGTTLGSITDLDGKFVLPKVPSSAKSLVVSFIGMKTAEVALKPTLSIVLESDARVVSEIVVTAMGISREKKSLGYAVQEVKSEELTKVGQMNVANSLSGKVAGVQIASAGGAIGASSRITIRGNSSFGSNEPLIVVDGVPIANDQYSNTMNSDGKGGSVDMGSGLYDINPDDIESVSVLKGGSAALYGMRAGKGVILITTKSGKKKDKGITVQYDGNFSVDQVYNIMPLQNKYGQGSLGDEYFYSQAKADGYKGTYQDYAIGGYDSGYGFNYNGVNNQKDESWGPRLDIGLKVPQYNSPYKNGAYTATDWISHPNNVKDFFTTGYSLNHNVSFATQSEKSSTRVSLGYRDQKGTVPNTDQKRYNGQLKTTMDFNKYVSYDLSMDYTRTESDNLPVSGYGPSNPLQSLLQWFGRQVDIKDLKAHWQDYDVNGNHYNWNTAYHANPFWTVNKNTNGYERNRLFGKTSLYIKPLSYLKFEGRLGFDYYDTKQNSVVASSPDYLGGYFRLNNQTQSEINADFVGYFDKTYGDLSVNALAGANYRNVKWQSAGLGADDLTIPELYTISNVKGSPVTTMDHSWIRSNSVYGQASLGYKGMAYVDMSARQDWSSTIKDAFFYPSVSVSWIPTATFNSLQSDVLNYLKIRASWAKIGSATEAYRTTAYFTSEDNTFNGVSQFHLPATYPATNLKPESVITKEIGLEAAFFQKRLTLDMAYYSKKTTNQIMNVAVSRATGHNSMLVNAGEIANKGLEIQLSGDIIKNAKGFNWNVSLNWAKDRSKINSLYEDLQSYTLGSDWSTYVYAIPGQSWGSIYAKGMVRNDKGEVVIGANGLPKLQSNMKLGDVAPDWTGGLRSELSYKNLSFGFLLDMRKGGDMFSVSEMFGAYTGILDFTAKGDIRERAIVVGKDVMTGYKCVTADGKTNTIGVSAQDFYESYYSNHELSVFDGSYLKLRELHLTYTFPKALLAKTKCIKAANVSLIGSNLAILWVSSSNKSHIDPESTESNGNAGVGLESNSYPPSRSFGIKLGLTF; from the coding sequence ATGAAAAAAAGATTAATGCTGTTATTGACATGCCTTTTTGTAGGTATCAGTCTAGTAACTGCCCAAAATCAGAAAGTAACAGGAGTTGTTATTTCAAAAGAGGATGGGCAACCGGTTGTTGGAGCGTCTATTTTAGTAAAAGGAACAACTTTAGGGTCTATTACTGATTTGGATGGTAAATTTGTTTTGCCTAAAGTTCCAAGTTCTGCAAAATCTTTAGTAGTCTCATTTATAGGTATGAAGACTGCTGAAGTTGCACTAAAGCCAACTTTGAGTATCGTTCTTGAATCAGATGCAAGAGTTGTTAGCGAAATTGTAGTAACTGCTATGGGTATTTCTCGTGAAAAGAAATCTCTTGGATATGCAGTTCAAGAAGTTAAATCAGAGGAATTGACGAAAGTTGGGCAAATGAATGTTGCAAATTCATTATCTGGTAAAGTTGCAGGTGTGCAAATTGCTTCTGCCGGAGGTGCTATTGGTGCTTCATCACGTATAACAATACGTGGTAATAGTTCATTTGGTAGCAATGAGCCTTTAATTGTAGTTGATGGAGTGCCTATTGCTAATGATCAATATTCAAACACAATGAACAGTGATGGAAAAGGCGGATCTGTTGATATGGGCTCTGGACTTTATGATATTAACCCAGATGATATAGAATCCGTTTCTGTATTGAAAGGTGGTTCTGCTGCTCTTTATGGTATGCGTGCTGGTAAAGGTGTAATTCTTATAACTACTAAAAGTGGTAAAAAAAAGGATAAAGGAATAACTGTACAATATGATGGGAATTTTAGTGTTGATCAGGTTTACAACATTATGCCTCTGCAAAATAAGTATGGACAAGGATCTTTGGGTGATGAGTATTTTTATAGTCAAGCTAAAGCAGACGGATATAAAGGTACTTATCAGGACTATGCTATAGGTGGATATGATTCTGGTTATGGTTTTAATTATAACGGTGTAAATAACCAAAAGGATGAGAGTTGGGGTCCTCGTTTAGATATTGGATTAAAAGTTCCTCAGTATAATTCACCTTATAAGAATGGCGCATATACAGCTACTGATTGGATTTCACATCCTAATAATGTGAAAGACTTCTTTACAACAGGTTATTCTTTAAATCATAATGTCTCTTTTGCAACACAATCTGAGAAATCTTCTACTCGTGTGTCTTTGGGATATCGTGATCAGAAAGGTACAGTTCCAAATACGGACCAAAAAAGATACAACGGACAGTTAAAGACAACAATGGACTTTAATAAGTATGTAAGCTATGACTTGTCTATGGATTATACTCGTACAGAAAGTGATAACTTGCCTGTATCTGGTTATGGACCTAGCAATCCTCTTCAATCTTTGCTTCAGTGGTTTGGACGTCAGGTAGATATTAAAGATCTTAAGGCTCATTGGCAAGATTATGACGTTAATGGTAATCATTACAACTGGAATACAGCATATCATGCTAATCCGTTTTGGACTGTTAACAAGAATACGAATGGTTATGAACGTAATCGTTTGTTTGGAAAAACATCTTTATATATTAAACCGTTAAGCTATTTGAAGTTTGAAGGTAGGCTGGGATTTGATTATTATGACACTAAACAAAATTCTGTAGTTGCGTCTAGTCCCGATTATCTGGGTGGATATTTTAGATTAAACAATCAAACTCAGTCAGAGATAAATGCTGATTTCGTTGGTTACTTTGATAAAACATATGGTGATTTATCAGTTAATGCTTTGGCCGGAGCTAATTACCGAAATGTAAAATGGCAATCTGCCGGTTTAGGTGCTGATGATTTGACTATTCCAGAGTTGTACACTATTTCAAATGTAAAAGGTAGTCCGGTTACTACTATGGACCATTCATGGATTCGTTCAAACAGTGTTTACGGACAAGCTTCTTTGGGATATAAAGGAATGGCTTATGTAGACATGAGTGCCCGTCAGGACTGGAGTTCAACAATTAAGGATGCATTTTTCTATCCATCAGTTAGTGTAAGCTGGATTCCTACTGCAACATTTAATTCATTACAGTCTGATGTATTGAATTATTTGAAGATACGTGCAAGCTGGGCTAAAATTGGTTCTGCTACAGAAGCATATCGTACTACTGCATACTTTACATCTGAAGATAATACATTTAATGGGGTTTCACAATTCCATCTTCCTGCAACTTATCCTGCAACAAATCTTAAGCCGGAAAGCGTTATAACAAAGGAAATAGGTCTTGAAGCTGCTTTCTTCCAGAAGCGCTTAACTCTTGATATGGCATATTACTCAAAGAAAACAACTAACCAGATTATGAATGTTGCTGTTTCCAGAGCTACTGGTCATAATTCAATGTTGGTTAATGCCGGTGAAATTGCTAACAAAGGTTTAGAAATTCAGTTAAGTGGAGATATTATTAAAAATGCGAAAGGCTTTAACTGGAATGTATCTTTAAACTGGGCAAAGGATAGAAGTAAGATCAATAGCCTATATGAAGATTTGCAGTCTTATACTCTCGGATCAGACTGGAGTACCTATGTTTATGCTATTCCTGGACAAAGCTGGGGAAGTATTTATGCAAAAGGAATGGTTAGAAATGATAAAGGTGAAGTTGTAATTGGCGCTAATGGACTTCCTAAATTGCAATCAAATATGAAGTTAGGAGATGTAGCTCCAGATTGGACAGGTGGTTTACGTAGTGAACTTTCTTACAAAAATCTAAGCTTTGGTTTCTTGCTTGATATGCGTAAAGGTGGTGACATGTTTAGTGTATCAGAAATGTTTGGAGCTTACACCGGTATATTAGACTTTACAGCAAAGGGCGATATCCGTGAAAGAGCTATAGTAGTTGGTAAAGATGTTATGACAGGATATAAATGTGTTACAGCAGATGGTAAGACCAATACTATCGGTGTATCTGCTCAGGATTTTTATGAATCATATTATTCTAACCATGAGTTAAGTGTGTTTGATGGTTCATACTTGAAATTGCGTGAATTGCATCTTACATATACATTTCCAAAAGCATTGTTAGCTAAAACAAAATGTATTAAAGCAGCTAATGTGTCTCTAATCGGAAGTAATCTTGCTATTTTATGGGTTTCTTCTTCAAACAAATCACACATTGACCCTGAGTCAACTGAATCTAACGGAAATGCAGGCGTAGG